A genome region from Passer domesticus isolate bPasDom1 chromosome 25, bPasDom1.hap1, whole genome shotgun sequence includes the following:
- the STRIP1 gene encoding striatin-interacting protein 1 isoform X1, producing the protein MEPSGGPGPGPVPVPGNNKGRGGAAAPGRGRDLARPPRKDSEGYSESPDLEFEYADTDKWTAELSELYSYTEGPEFLLNRKCFEEDFRIHMRDKRWPELERTQHRTHAMRLLDGLEVTAREKRLRVARAILYVAQGTFGECSSEAEVQAWMRYNIFLLLEVGTFNALVELLNMEIDNSAACSSAVRKPAISLADSTDLRVLLNIMYLIVETVRQEAEGDKPEWKSMRQTFRAELGAPLYNNEPFSVMLFGMVTKFCSGHAPHFPMKKVLLLLWKTVLCTLGGFEELQSMKAEKREMLGLPPLPEDSIQVIRNMRAASPPASASDLIEQQQKRGRREHKALIKQDNLDAFNERDPYKADDSREEEEENDDDNSLEGETFPLERDEVMPPPTQHPPSDRITCPKGLPWAPKVREKDIEMFLESSRSKFIGYTLGSDTNTVVGLPRPIHESIRTLKLHKYTSIAEVQVHMEEEFLRSPLSGGEEEVEQVPAEILYQGLLPSLPQYMIALLKILLAAAPTSKAKTDSINILADVLPEEMPTTVLQSMKLGVDVNRHKEIIVKAISAVLLLLLKHFKLNHIYQFEYMAQHLVFANCIPLILKFFNQNIMSYITAKNSISVLDYPYCVVHELPELTAESLEAGDNNQFCWRNLFSCINLLRILNKLTKWKHSRTMMLVVFKSAPILKRALKVKQAMMQLYVLKLLKVQTKYLGRQWRKSNMKTMSAIYQKVRHRLNDDWAYGNDLDARPWDFQAEECALRASIERFNSRRYDRAHGNPDFVPVDNCLQSVLGQRVELPEDFQVNYDLWLEREVFSRPISWEELLQ; encoded by the exons ATGGAGCCGAGTGgcggccccgggccgggccctgTCCCGGTCCCGGGGAACAACAAGGGCCGCGGTGGGGCGGCCGCGCCCGGGAGGGGCCGCGACCTGGCCCGGCCGCCGCGCAAGGACTCCGAG GGCTATTCGGAGTCGCCAGACCTGGAGTTTGAATATGCAGACACGGATAAATGGACAGCAGAGCTGTCAG AGCTGTACAGCTACACAGAGGGGCCAGAGTTCCTGCTCAACCGAAAATGCTTCGAGGAGGACTTCAGGATCCACA TGCGGGACAAGAGGTGGCCGGAGCTGGAGCGGACGCAGCACCGCACGCACGCCATGCGCCTGCTGGACGGGCTGGAGGTGACCGCGCGCGAGAAGCGGCTGCGCGTGGCACGCGCCATCCTCTACGTGGCACAAG GCACCTTCGGGGAGTGCAGCTCCGAGGCCGAGGTCCAGGCTTGGATGAGGTACAACATCTTCCTCCTGCTGGAGGTGGGAACGTTCAACGCCTTGGTGGAGCTGCTCAACATGGAGATTGA CAACAgcgcagcctgttccagtgccgtGAGGAAACCGGCCATTTCCCTGGCTGACAGCACCGACCTCAG GGTGCTGCTGAACATCATGTACCTGATTGTGGAGACTGTGCGCCAGGAGGCCGAGGGGGACAAGCCTGAGTGGAAGAGCATGAGGCAAACCTTCCGAGCAGAGCTGG GAGCCCCTCTGTACAACAATGAGCCCTTCTCTGTCATGCTCTTTGGGATGGTGACCAAATTCTGCAGCGGCCATGCTCCACACTTCCCCATGAAGAAAGTGCTGCTTCTGCTCTGGAAGACTGTGCTG TGCACCCTGGGAGGGtttgaggagctgcagagcatgAAGGCAGAGAAGAGGGAGATGCTGGGCCTGCCCCCCCTGCCCGAGGACAGCATCCAGGTGATCCGCAACATGCGCGCGGCCTCCCCGCCCGCCTCCGCCTCCGACCTCAtcgagcagcagcagaagcgcGGCCGGAGGGAGCACaag GCCCTCATTAAGCAGGATAACCTCGATGCCTTCAACGAGCGGGATCCGTACAAAGCTGATGACTCCCgcgaggaagaagaagaaaatgatgATGACAACAGCCTGGAGGGAGAGACCTTCCCCCTGGAACGGGATGAAGTGATGCCCCCCCCTACCCAGCACCCCCCCAGCGACCGCATCACCTGCCCCAaagggctgccctgggccccCAAGGTCCG GGAGAAGGACATTGAGATGTTCCTGGAATCCAGCCGCAGCAAATTCATCGGCTACACGCTGGGCAG TGACACCAACACCGTGGTGGGCTTGCCCAGGCCCATCCATGAGAGCATCCGCACCCTGAAGCTG cacAAGTACACGTCCATTGCTGAGGTGCAGGTGCACATGGAAGAGGAGTTCCTGCGCTCCCCGCTCTCCGGA GGGGAAGAGGAAGTGGAGCAAGTCCCTGCAGAGATCCTGTACCAGGgcctgctgcccagcctgccccagTACATG ATTGCTCTGCTGAAGatcctcctggctgcagcccccacCTCCAAAGCCAAGACAGACTCCATCAACATCCTGGCAGATGTGCTGCCCGAGGAGATGCC gaccactgtgctgcagagcatgAAGCTGGGCGTGGATGTCAATCGGCACAAGGAGATCATTGTCAAGGccatctctgctgtgctgctgctcctgctcaaaCACTTCAAGCTCAACCACATCTACCAG TTTGAGTACATGGCCCAGCACCTGGTCTTTGCCAACTGCATCCCGCTCATCCTCAAGTTCTTCAACCAGAACATCATGTCCTACATCACTGCCAAGAACAG CATCTCTGTGCTGGACTACCCCTACTGTGTTGTGCATGAGCTGCCAGAGCTGACGGCAGAGAGCCTG GAGGCTGGAGACAACAACCAGTTCTGCTGGCGGAACCTCTTCTCCTGCATAAACCTCCTGCGCATCCTGAACAAGCTGACCAAGTGGAAGCATTCCCGCACCATG ATGCTGGTGGTGTTCAAGTCGGCGCCGATCCTGAAGCGGGCTCTGAAGGTGAAGCAGGCCATGATGCAGCTCTACGTGCTGAAGCTGCTCAAGGTGCAGACCAAGtacctgggcaggcagtggagGAAGAGCAACATGAAAACCATGTCAGCCATTTACCAGAAAGTGCGGCACCGCCTCAACGACGACTGGGCCTACGGCAACG